The DNA sequence CCTTCTTTAGCAATGCGGCGAATTGCATCCTGAGCAGCTTCATATTGAGCTTCGCCACTGTTTGGTACGTATCTATGAGCTTCTTCACAAACTAACAGCACTGGGTCATGCTCTCGCTCTTCTGGTGTCTGCCAAACTTTCAAACTGAAAAGAGTTCGCGCAATAACAGCACTAGCTATTCCAGCCACCTCATTAGGTACTCCAGATAAATCAATTATTCGAGGTTGTGGACCGCTTCCAATCAGTTGTTTGATTATAGTGGCGATAGGATCATTAACATCTCCTACCCATTCATTCATCATAAACCTGAGCCTGGCATCATTTTGAAGTACCTCAAGTTTATGAAGAATTGAATTATGAGAATCTTGCTTACTCGGTGTAAGAGTGTCTCTATCTTGCTCAATCGATGTTTTGAACTTAGCTAACTTGAATGGCACTGGTGAATCAATCGTAATGCTACTAGGCTCTAACCCGATTACAGAAGCACCTTCAGCACGCGCTACAAGAAGCGCCTTTTTGACTATATTTACTTGCGATGTTGCCACAAACTCAGTTTTTCCTATTAAGAGTGCTACTATTTCTTGAAAATTTAGCAGCCAGTATGGAAGGTGTAGTGATCCATCATCAGTAGAGAGCCTTGAGCCTGAAAATGCTACATTATATTCGCCATGAGGATCGAGAATTATTATTCTGGGATTCCATTTAGTGATATTGGGTTGAGATGCTTTTTCTAGGATACTGTGTATTACCGCTGATACAGTTCCAGATTTCCCAGAACCAGTTGATCCAAGTATTGCTGTGTGCTTTCCTATCAGCTGATTCAAATCAGCATAACAAGCAGTATTGACAGAACCAACGTGATATCCCAGCTTGATTATCGATCCCTCTCCCTGTCCATAAATGTGACGCAACTCACCTTTAGGGGTTAGGTAGATCGTTTGTGTCGGTAACGGAAAGGTTGAAACTCCTCTCTCAAAATTCAATACCCACTGGTCATCAGTAACCTTTTTCCACTCTCCTTCTCCGAACAGGTCAGCTTCAATAACCCTCTCATCTGTTGATGCTGTAGTCGGCAGACCTCTTTCTGCCTGGAATTCAGCTTTCATACGCAGTCTTCCGACAAATGAATAAAGTAATCTTCTTCCATAATGAATCTTCAATATCGAACCAAATTGA is a window from the Candidatus Cloacimonadota bacterium genome containing:
- a CDS encoding ATP-binding protein; this translates as MKSSKDFPYEPVSNLSIGHIIEVDGTHIIAELHPSLTELSRIYAGEIYPIGQFGSILKIHYGRRLLYSFVGRLRMKAEFQAERGLPTTASTDERVIEADLFGEGEWKKVTDDQWVLNFERGVSTFPLPTQTIYLTPKGELRHIYGQGEGSIIKLGYHVGSVNTACYADLNQLIGKHTAILGSTGSGKSGTVSAVIHSILEKASQPNITKWNPRIIILDPHGEYNVAFSGSRLSTDDGSLHLPYWLLNFQEIVALLIGKTEFVATSQVNIVKKALLVARAEGASVIGLEPSSITIDSPVPFKLAKFKTSIEQDRDTLTPSKQDSHNSILHKLEVLQNDARLRFMMNEWVGDVNDPIATIIKQLIGSGPQPRIIDLSGVPNEVAGIASAVIARTLFSLKVWQTPEEREHDPVLLVCEEAHRYVPNSGEAQYEAAQDAIRRIAKEGRKYGLGLILVSQRPSEVEATVLSQCNSWIVLRITNEADRDHVKSVLPDSMSGLTKMLSGLRRQEAIFVGLAAIVPSRIMIRNLESNQLPKSDDVDFEKGWQTEFDNDDHIVTVSKRWRYQQK